A portion of the Lolium rigidum isolate FL_2022 chromosome 1, APGP_CSIRO_Lrig_0.1, whole genome shotgun sequence genome contains these proteins:
- the LOC124683056 gene encoding germin-like protein 8-7, whose product MATSHILLAALLALVSWQAMASDPSPLQDFCVADKYSPVLVNGFVCKDPKVVSADDFFMAANLDKPMDTTNKVGSNVTLINAMKIPGLNTLGISIARIDYAPLGENPPHTHPRATEILTVLEGALYVGFVTSNPENKLFTKKLEKGDVFVFPQGLIHFQFNPCANKPAVAIAALSSQNPGAITIANAVFGSKPPISDDVLAKAFQVEKNTVKWLQAQFWADNQN is encoded by the exons ATGGCAACCTCCCACATCCTTCTTGCTGCTCTTCTTGCGCTGGTCTCATGGCAGGCCATGGCTTCTGACCCGAGTCCTCTTCAGGACTTCTGCGTCGCCGACAAGTACTCTCCAG TGCTTGTCAACGGATTTGTGTGCAAGGACCCGAAGGTCGTGAGCGCGGACGACTTCTTCATGGCAGCAAACCTCGACAAGCCTATGGACACCACCAACAAGGTTGGGTCCAACGTGACCTTGATCAACGCCATGAAAATCCCTGGCCTTAACACACTCGGCATCTCCATTGCGCGGATAGACTATGCACCCCTAGGAGAGAACCCACCACACACACACCCTCGTGCCACAGAGATCCTCACGGTGCTTGAGGGTGCACTATATGTCGGGTTTGTGACTTCTAACCCGGAGAACAAGCTTTTCACTAAGAAGCTCGAGAAAGGTGATGTGTTTGTGTTCCCTCAAGGACTCATCCACTTCCAGTTCAACCCTTGCGCTAACAAGCCAGCCGTAGCGATTGCCGCACTCAGCAGCCAGAATCCTGGTGCAATCACCATTGCCAACGCAGTCTTCGGATCAAAGCCACCAATCTCAGATGATGTCCTAGCTAAGGCTTTCCAGGTGGAAAAGAATACAGTGAAGTGGCTCCAAGCTCAGTTTTGGGCTGATAACCAGAACTAA